cagatggtagagtcagaatttggcgtaaacagaatgaaaacatggatccatcatgccttgttaccactgtgcaggctggtggtggtggtgtaatggtgtggggtatgttttcttggcacactttaggcaccttagtgccaattgggcattgtttaaatgccacggcctacctgaccattgtttctgaccatgtccatccctttatgaccaccatgtacccatcctctgatggctacttccagcaggataatgcaccatgtcacaaagctcgaatcatttcaaattggtttcttgaacatgacaatgagttcactgtactaaaatggcccccacagtcaccagatctcaacccaatagagcatctttgggatgtggtggaacgggaccTTCCTGCCCTGGATGTCTATCACAAATCTcgatcaactgcaagatgctatcctatcaatatgagccaacatttctaaagaatgctttcagcaccttgttgaatcaatgccatgtagaatgaattaaggcagttctgaaggtgaatgggggtcaaacacagtattagtatggtgtttctaataatcctttaggtataaaccagtgtttctcaaagtGTGGGGCGGCCCCCACTGGTGGGGAATGGGAACATTATTTAGGCATTTTTGTGCTCATCTCtataaattcatttttttaaaggtaaaaatgacatttaaatataaGCCTAACTTTAAAACTGTGGAACCATGGCCTAATGAAAAACTGCTGATAAGAAAGTATGATGACTTTAGTCAGAGACAAAATGCAAACACAGTTATTTCATTCAAAGTGATAATACAGTTGCACGTTTATTTTCTCCATTGAAAGTGGTCTCATAAAATATGATTAAATTTAAACAGTTAAACTTAAAGCCTAGTTGATTATCATTTTGTTGGGGTGATTTGGGACAGGTGGGGCTCAAAACCCTTCCCCTCCAAAGTGGGGAATgtcagaaaaagtttgagaaacactgctacGGAGATGGGAATTAAATATCATTTGACTACCAGGTAACTGTGAGGTTGAAAGGGGAAAATTCAGAGTCAGTTCTCAGACCTTTCCACCCCCTGTGGTTCTATTTAGAGCACTGTGGTTCCATATCTCACTTTTGCAAAAACCCACATCTACCTTTGCACCAAAGATTACTAAAATCTTAACTTAATTTAGAAAGAGAGACAAAAACATCAAATGACACTGAGCAATATTTATtataagtacactgtaaaaaaaatccgtagaaattgcagctgggttgccggtaacttaccgtagatttaaatttatgttttttactggcaacattttgttcaaagttaaatgaaaattaaacatttacaagtctttgtctttacagagtaaaactaaaaaaacagcatcaagcaaaacattctgggaaacaaaatctgaagcaaaaaatagaaaaaggttgatgatgatttctggttcccagaatgctttgcatgaggctgttattgtatagttttattctgtaaagataaagacttgttaatatttaaaatttatttaactttgaacaaactcttgccagtaaataacataattgtaaatctacggtaaattaccggcaacccagctgcaataacattgtcatttctacggattttttttacagtgtagcagtgtagttaaaaatgtataatgttatAGAAATGCTGTAACCGTATCTTTAAAAAGATCTTTAGTCCATGATATTTAAATTGAACCACTTAACTTTAAAATCATGTTCTTGGTACATTCTCTCTTTCCgaacaaagaaataatacatATGAGTTATCATTTATAAGATCAAATGGCATGAAATACTTTAATACAAGAACCTGTAATAAAAGACTTTTTCTGGCACTGAGCtacccaaaaaataaccaaatataatatacataaatgtaaccATGAATATAAAGCTGACATTTCAGGTCATATTGATCATAACATGAATATTTGTTTTTGGGGTGACGTGACGTTGTGGTTTTCTAAACATACTCAAATTGAATATCCATTTTAGCCAAGAAATAATTGTTAAAGATGCACAAGACGCAGTGCAAAAAATGGAAATCCAGCTGTCTTTTATTCTTTCATGGAAAAAACATGGTTTTAGATACAATGTCATGATGGGGTTAAGTGATGTAATGTGGGAACATTTAAAAGGTAAAGATGACTAATGACCCATGTGTAAAAACCAGAATTGCTCAAAttctggtaaaaaaatacatttcagactgtaagaaaaaaagaaacttATGTAAACATATACAGTGTTATTCAAGCATGCGGTTTCAATCTTAAACTGATTACATATGATAGTAAACCATGATAAAGCATTATCTGTTTGTGTAATATAAACTCAATGAGTAACTGTTGATATTAACCGAGCTCAGATGACACTGTGTGCAGATCTGTTAACCACACTCAACATTTTCAGTCTAACCACTTTCCACCTTCACCCATCAGTAGAGTGAACATTTCCTGCATCACGAGCCCCAGACTCATTTTAGACCATGCATCTGCAGAAAGGGACTTTTCTTGCAATGCATTGCACTTAACAACATGGGGCAGAATTTGTAACCTCAAAATGCAGACGTAAGACGAATTTAAGATGTTTAAAACTGGCTTGATTTGTGAGTGGGGTCCTTCACAAATCCCTTAAGATATTTTACTTGGACTGTGCCTGTAAAAGAGCCAAACGTTTAATAGTACAATCTCAAATCAGGTCCTTTTTTAAGGTTACCATTGTCAGCAATTCAGACAGGTTCACAGAAATGGGGAGGGGTACAGGACGTAAAAACCTCTATAGACCACATCATGGTTTTCCCCAGGCTTGTGATGTCACTTGGACCGAACCTAGGGGTTTGTGTAGTGAAAAAAGTACCGTGCAAACTTGTGGACGCACACCTTATAAAGCGGGGGGCATCGGTAagatgatcaaactcaagacgACCTGCCACTGACAACACAACTAAATCTATTGAACAACAACAACCAGAGACTCCAACATGAGACTTCAGTGCATCTTCAtcgcctgtctcgtcctcgtCGCCCTCTGCTCACTTGCAAACAGCGAATGTACGGCTTTCTCCTAACCTTGATTCTTCTTTTACGAATGACGGCCTAAACTTTAAAACAAGCATTATTGACaaagttaaattttttaagttaatgaatatactgttatattgtttttctttctttttcttgcAGTCATCCAAGGTCCTGATAAATGCTGCTTTTCTTATTCCAATGTGAGAATCCCACTGAAGCAGGTTGTCAGTTACCATACAACTCATCTTGAATGCCACAGGAGTGGAATCGTGTAAGTTTATCTTCTTGTGTGTTAATTCAAATCAATAGCAATTCTGAATCTGTGATGTGAAATTAAGTGACATCGTATTTTTGAAAATCCAGTTTTGTCACAAACGCTGGAAATGAGATCTGTACCAACCCGAACGAGAGATGGGTTCAGAGACTGGTGAACTTGGTGGACGCTCGCAACCTGAAAGAGATATCAGATGACAGCTTTGACGGAAGTGTTTAAGATGTGAATGGCTGTTTGTTTTCAAACTAAGTGTTTTTGGAACAGATTTTTgagcttttatttaaaaaggaAAATGAATTGGTATTCAAAGCCTGTTTAAgctgtgaattttttattttatttaacctgttcaatttttttactatacaaataaacaatatataaaaacttGTACGATTTTTGTGATTGTTTGGAAAAAAggtgttttctttcttttataaaaccTTATGGGTCAGTTTCCTGAACAGAGCTTAAGTTTAGGCCTATAGACTAAATACATTCTGCCTTAACTAAAGATAGTTTGTACTGACATAACTTAAAGGGGAcctttcacaagacttttttaagttgcaaataaatctttggtgtccccagagtacatatgtgaaattatagctcaaaatatcatatagataatttattaacatgttaaaattgataCTTGtgcaggtgtgagcaaaaatttgccgtttttggaatgcaaatgagctgatctctgcacttaatggcagtgccatggttggatagtgcaaataAAGGGGTGggattatccccttctgacatcacaaggggagccaaatctccattacctattttttcacatgcttgcaaagaatggtttaccaaaactaagttacagggttgttgttttttacattttctaggttgttaGAAGTACtgtggacccaattatagcacttgacATGagtttcatgatatgtccccttaaaatatatcagtgtctgcttccaagaaaaattatatataaataataaattatatacattgatgaaaatatattttagtaactgagggtgaagcactggtCCAATCAggaagtgacaatactttttacttgcccgaacgtctctcacggttgccccgggccaccgggcagCCTTTATGCTGAGCCTTGCCTAATCCTgtattaatctaaaccctgtctgagaAACCAACGACCCATGTACAGGTGCTGGTCGTATAACTAGAATATctaaaaatcctttctttgtattggtcttaagtaatatgctaattttctgATATACTGAttttgggattttccttagttgtcatttataatcatcaaaattaaaagaaataaacctttgaaatatatcagtctgtgcGTAATGAATGAttgaatataatatatatataataagtTTCTGTTTTTGATTGGAATTAATCaacttttttatgaaaaactCCACCATGAATTCTATTGGTGACCATAACTAAAGCATTGTTTATATACTCGCTGACAGCACACTTTCCTCTCTGTGTTTATGACGCTGCTGTGCGATTCTTTAAAATGACTAAGGTCGACTCCAGAAATCGGGTCACGAAGTAGTGCTAAGTAGTTTACTGAAATAATACTCAAACCTTAGGAAAATTTACCATGGTTTTCCTATGGTATTTGTAGTTAAACCATATTAACCGCAACTTCTTCACTGTCTCACAAGATTTAGTTTAACCATTATATTTTAGCTATTAACTAAATTATTAACTAAAATATGTTtactatatttttattatagtaaacccatttaatatatatatatgtataataaagaatatttgtgaaattagaacaaaataataatatacaGGCTAAATTTACAAGGATGTCCACGCCGAATTTAACAATTATCTCTAATACTCTATTTcatttgttaaatatttttatttaacctcCTCAGACCTGATGTGTCCACATACAGTACGTGGATATCACATTTTTTGCTGTATGCACcataattctgtgtaactggaacctgttgaacacaaacgtggacactaaaactgcttcatgttcaaagaaaaatatttgcttATTATATAGAGTATTGATttgttcttcctaaccccaaaatagttggaagaaatctgaaataaaagacaaaccaaagctcgggtcttaggaggttaagaaTTTTATAAAACGTACGCTTTTGATTTCATTCCTCATCCAACAGTAAATACAAAACAAgccaaaagtttattaaaaccttatataaattattaattttaagTTCACTTAAATTATTGTTTAAAGACTTAATATCTTGTTCCGCATAGACGGATCATAGAGTTGGCGGTGCCTCGAAACTGTGAGCGTGGGATATAGATCCACACCAAGTGTTGCAAAAATGCTCATGTGCAAAGCCACAAAAATTAGGCCTtgtgcacacaaagcacacGACCACCCACTCCACCATGACATAATTTTTGCCATGCGGACTATGTGCTCATGTTGACGCATAAATATACACTATAATTCAGAATCCATGGGTCTTTAAAAATAGCTCTCCGACCCCTAACGtgtggttttactacagtaaaaaaaaaaaaaaaaaacatggttactgtagtaaaaccatggtaaccacaaaattaCCATGGTtctgacaaccatggttttcaaaaatcatAGTTAAACCATGATTAGTGTAGTAAACACTCGgattaagcttttaacacattatgtgtaattttaacacattatgtgtcattttgtgttgattttgtgttaaaatttaACACacgttgtgttaaaagtaacacaaaatgtgttgtttcactAAAAACACACAGAGATAGGTGGATTCTAGGACAACACATGAAACCATAGTTTTGCTGATAGCAattaatacaccaaaaaacatggttactacacttttaccacaataaaaccatgctAATTTTCACAAGGGGACCTCTGTGGCTTAACGGTGGTAAATCTGCATTATTGGTTGGAAACaatctcgttttttttttattacacaaaTTAACAAGATTTATTACAAATTGGGTTACCAACCAAAGCTTAAGCTTTGCTAAATGATTCATTGCCATGCtcacattaaaaaaacacagtcACATTTATGTCTAACCTTTAGTGGGAGAAAGTGCACTGAGTGATGCTGATTTTTTTGCTTTGACAATTTCCTGTCAACACATGAAGAGACACATGAATAGAGAAATCTAGGCATTTATTACTCTTCCAAAACAGCTAATACAGTGCTGTGGTTTAGGTTGCATTGCTAGGTCATTTTCAGATTATATCACAtgagtgtttgtttttgtgGTGACATTGTGGTTTGAGGAACATACAGTACTTTTgatcagtggtctccaacatgagTCTGTGAGATGCCCGCAAAAGCACGTTccattaatagcctcaatttgaatatttatttattacatatttataatattaatttttttttaaacaatgataaaacaagtaaaataaaataaaatcaacaagtaaaacaaaaacgcTTTGACTAGGCTATATCAAAAAAGTTGTCCTCCATATACACTGTTGTGTTACACACAAAGAAACACACAGTAACTATCATTGCTGGGCTTTTTTACTCACCTCACGTGCACAACACACTCAGTTATGggaaatacacacacacacggtatACATGTGGAGCATATCAACCACAAAAGCTGATGAAGCCTGGATTAAACCATTAAATGCGTATACTATAGCACAACTTAAATAAAAATCCTGTCTTCTTTTATTCCCTTCATAGAAAACATCTTTATTACTTatcattaaaaaacataatgtCCATAGACAATACAAGTGATGGTGTTAAGAAAGTGATGTAAAGACACGTGTAAAGACCACATTAGCTCTAAATGTGTGAAGACAATATTCAAAAACTTTATACATTAAGAAACTAAAGTAaagaaatatacagtataactGATCACACAGATGATAGCAAATAATAAATCATTATCTGTTCATGTAACTTTTCATATTTACTGACTTCAGATGACACTGTGTGCAGATCTGTTAACCACACAAGACACTTTCAGTCTAACCACTTTCCACCTTCAGCCATCACAAATAAACGATTTCCTGCATCACCAACCCCAGACTCATCTTACAGCATGCATCTACAGAAAGGGGTTTTTGTTGCATTGTACCTTAGAACATGCAACTGTAAAATGCAGACTTATAAGACTGATATGATAAACAAAACTGGCTTGATTTTTAAGTGGGGTCCTTATGAGggtccttaaaaaaaaaacaggacaTTTTACTTGGAATGTAGTCAGAAAAGGCCCAATATGACAAATTTAAACGAGACGCATTTGTCAGGTTACCTCTGTCAGCAATTCAGACAGGTTCACAGAAATGGGGAGGGGTACAAGCGTAAAACCACCATAGACCACATCATGGTTTTCCCCAGGCCTGTGATGTCACTTTCTCCTTATGGACCAAACCTAAAGGTTTGTGGTGGCAAAAAGTACCGTCCCACTTGTGGACGCACACCTTATAAAATGGACCGCTTCGGTGAAGTGATCAAACTCAAGACGACCCGCCGCTGACAACACAACAAAATCTGACTAACAACGACCAACATGAGGCTTCACTGCATCTTCATCGCCTGTTTCGTCCTCTTCGCCCTCTGCTCACTGGCAAACAGCGAAGGTACGGCTTTTTCATAACCTTAATTTTACTTTTACAAGTGATGGcgtaaaatgttaaataatctATATTTGCAAGGttacatttctaacaaaattattttttatactgTTAGTAACTGAATAAACTGTATTTAcggttatgttttttttcccaTTTAGCCGCCCAAGGTCCTGATAAATGCTGCTTTTCTTTTTCCAATGTGAGAATTCCAGTAAAGCAAGTTGCCGCTTACCATATAACTCATCTTGAATGTCGTGGAAGAGGAATCATGTAAGTTTCTCTtgtgttgggttattttaaatcaatatcAATTGTGAATGTTCGGTAATAACTGAGAAACATTGTCTTTTTGAAAATCCAGTTTCGTCACAAATGTTGGAAAAGAGATCTGTACTGACCTTAATGAGAAATGGGTTCAGAGACTGAAGAACATGGTGGACGCTCGCAACCTGAAAGAGACAGAAACCAGCACTGAGAAAAGTGTTTAAGATGTGAACCGCTCTTTGCTATTCAAACTCTATACTCAACAGTTTTTGatacaaaacatatttttaagtttttatttaaaagagaAAAATGCATGCACCTGTTCATTGATTTTGGACATTGTTATAATATATTAAAACCATGTTTaagctattttttttttacattcaacctgttacattttttatataactatacaaataaaaatatttaaaaaaaaagtcagattttggTCATTTATTGGAAAGCCGCACCATCCTCACATGCACGTGGTGTTTACTTCATGCCCTTGGCCCTGTGCTATTCTTTAAACATGACATACGGTGACTCAGTAGTTTACTAGAACAACGCTTTTATGAAAATGTCATGTTATATGGTATTGGTAGTACAACAATAGTGACCACATTTTCCATTGTTAAATTTTTGCCATGATATTTTAGCAATAAAACAGCAATCTGCTACAAACATGTTCACCATACTatactatagtaaaaccatggatACTGTATCAACCGATAATGCAGATTCCCGTAGTACCACTATAGAGGCCTAGGGGTCACAGagacactctaaaaaaaatccttaataCTTTAAAGGCGgattaaacttgactcttccaCATGATAAGGTGTCTGTGGGCAAAATGACATCATCCATCATCGTGGCTGGTCAATCTCAAGGCCTGATTTCAGGTGCATGTGAGAATGCTTGTAACTTtttgtacactcttaaaacgaatgtgttagaacaacacattttattatctcggtgttattattggaacaacacactttgtgttgttttaacacatcttgtgttgtcctttttttatttgaacacaaaattaacacgaaatgacacttaatgttaaaataacacataaagtgttaaataggataacacaaaacaatgtgtaaaaaaacccCACATAATTtcttagggggcgtgcacaccaaagcttttacgcacATGACCggtgcatgttttcaattgtttccaatgaagCTCCCGTTTTTccaaaagccagcagctagcatTTTTTTCCACGCTGAAAGCCGGCACTCAGCGATTTTTCCACGCTCCTCGCTGGGCggacactgaaaaaaattatacatttaattaactacattttttaaggaaagtggttgcaatcaaattatttaagcttttaaaaagaaaatgtttaaatgtagctgaaataaattgattgcaaccacttttttaaaaaaaaattgtcaaattgagtaaattgaattattatttttttcttcagtGCAGCgatttgaaaaatattcaactttgggtgaaaagctcagctcatcAATTTCAGTTCACATAttacagcaaccaaccggcgcattgtacaacgactgataaacaaagccgaagtatcacagcaaccaaagcgctcagctgaagagaGTTAGCGCTCAgctaaaaaaacgctggcattcggcgtccggCGGGCGTTTTCAGCCACataaaaagctttggtgtgcacaccccctttGAGTGTATGGATAGAAAAGTTTAAAAAGTGAGCAAGTACAGTATAGCAAAGCACACACATTTATGATCCTTCTATGCAGAGTAAGGCATCTTTATTCGAAAcattataaataaagtttaataGTGAGAAAATGTATAGgccagaggcgattctagggttagagctttaggggtgctgagcacccaatgagctccgctgccaccatccactcttttttcctacagaaaccaataatatgtctattgtaaaataactatcattttaacattggttcaactaactccaaaatccagatttttttggagacctttcaggcatgaaaacgggtcaggggtgaaaaagatgAGAAGAAAATTACCCCTCTTGGGTCTGGGAGCATGCTCCCCCTtagaacattttttaaaattacatattttaaagcatcaatctgatgagttttgagatgcatttttttgccaacctttttatttctaattagTGGCGAGCTAGCACTTTTTTgcctaaaacaaaacacttgtgactcctgcactaagggttaaaaacgttaccccttcatattaatctacatgtgacaaacaaacaaagcacccctgaagcacccctaaaaagAGGCTAGCCTCGCCCATGGTATATGCTATTTGTTTTGTAGCCACTGTTGGAAGaggaataaaaacaaaagcttaaaAGTTGTgtgttataaaaatatttagtaaAGAAATGTTCATGATGTTCAATTTAGTTTGCACATGCTCTTATAGTTTTATCGGACACATGCACATCATCTTCAGGACAATACAGGAGTCAAACTCAAATAACTCATGTAGTGAAGTGGTTACACttgatataaaattatttataattgtataaacactgttggatttaattaaaaatattatgtcaTCAAGTCCCACGCAATTTTGTTCATTTTACAAATGAAGTTTAAGTAAACTTAACAAACCTTAGTAGAGTCAACAAACAACAATTGAGTTAATTGTAcatgaaaattttaattaatgataacaaaaagTGATAATGATGAATAATGCCATTTTATAAACTCCACCCCTCTTATTAGGATCTAATAAGTCCATAACACAgaatcaatcaatcaaagtGCATCTGCTCAATACAACTCATCATATAGgcctttttaataaaaatttataatacatatgaaaaacatttaaaaaagcaagttgtttgtttgttttgttctaaAATACATCAGAACAAGTTCATTGACTCATACTTGACCACTTATATTACTCACGTACCTATCTAATGGTGCTACACTTTTGCAAGAGGGTGCCTGAACAACAAttacccataatacactgcaatgagatgcaagtctgtattggttttattaatctgttacttttatGCAACAATGTTATGTTGGCTGAACAAATAACTTTTAAGTAAAGCGGacaaaacacactttttgttgAATGAATTAGAAattaattgttaaattaaatttttaagtaaTCACAACATGTAAGGTTTAGTAAAATTGACAAACGTTAaagttcatttttttgtgaatgCAATAAGTTTTGTAAAATTTACTAAATATGAATCTAGAGCTGGCAATTACAAATAATTTGTCTACCAGGTAACTGTGGGGTTGAACAGGAAAAATTCAAACAACATTTTTCACACCTTCCCATTCTCTGTGGTTCTATTTAGAGCACCATGGTACCATTTCTCACCCTTTGCATCAGAATTTTGCAAGATTGCAAAACCTTTAATTTAATGTAgacaaaagacagacagataaaacaacaaatataaatgaacacaaagcAATATTCAGGTTATAAAGTAGCATTAACCCAGGTTAATAAATGCTGATAGTAGTGTGTTtgttatgtaaggaataattgatgacgggctgttgaattattagaaaCTAATGCACAACCAAGGTGGAAATGTGGCACAACCCAAAGCGGAGTGCCTTTATaccgcaggtgtgcattattttcgaataattcaaaggaccggagtcaattattcccacggataccacaaacattgctctggtgcctatttttaagacatttaaaaggtgtgcggtttacagataaataatcaacacccactGAACAGTTCTCAGCCAAttagaatacagcattcaacaggcctgtGGTAACAAGTTGATAATATCTATTGGTTTGTGTTATTGGTCGTGTTGATTAAATCACTtgagtgtttgtttttgtgGTGATGTTGTGGTTTGATAAACATACACTGATCATAGCACAGTAAATACCAGTACTACAAACtacatatttattttagcaATTAATGATTGTGTTTGAGCCATGATTTGCATAGTGCATACTATAGCACAACTTAAATgaaaaattcaatttttttattccttccATAGAAAATTTCATGGTTACTTGTATGTACAGTGTATGTACCATATATACATGTGATGGGTGTTGAGGAAGTGATGTCATGGAAACAGTGGGTACACGGGACCAAAGACCCCCCACATAAAGATTAGAAAAGCTCAAATGTGTGAGGAGGACAATAAACAAAAGAAACCTAATACAGAAAGAAACTTAATGCAAAGAGATATACAGTATCATTTTAGCATGTGGTTTCAAAATAAAACAGATCACACAGATGATAGTAAACCATGATAAAGCATTATCTGTTTGTGTATCATAAACTCAATGAGTAACAGTTAGTTCAGACGACACTGTGTGCAGATCTGTTAACCACACAAAGCATTTTCAGTCACCACTTTCCAGCATCGGTAGGGTGAACATTTCCTGCACCATGAGCCCCAAAGTAGTCTTACAGCATGCATTTGCAAAAAGATGCTTTTGTTGCATTGCACTTAAGAACATGGGGCAGAACTTGCAATCTTAATTAAAACGCAGATTTAAGATATTTTATGCAGAAATTTGTGAGTGGGGAAAATTCCTTTCCTGGAATGCGTTTAGAAAAGAACAAACAACTTAATGACAAATTTAAATCAGCCTCAGGTTCCCCTTTGTCACCATTTCTTGCAGGTTCACAAAAATGGGGAGGGGTACAGGACGTACAACTTTTAAAAAGCACACCATTGTTTTCCACCAGGCCTTTGATGTCACCTGTTTCTGGTTGGACTGAACCATAGAGGTTTACGTAGTGGGGCAAGTACAGCCCCACTTGTGGACACACATCTTATAAAGCGGACAGCATCAGTGAAGTGATCAAACTCAAGACAGTCTGCCGCTGACAACACAACAAAATCTACTGAATAACAACAACCAGACTCCAACATGAAGCTTCACTGCATCTTCATCGCCTGTTTCGTCCTCTTTGCCCTCTGCTCACTGGCAAGCTCCCAAAGTTCGTCTTTTTcctattgtttgtttttttacagatgGCTTTAACAAACAGCTTAattgatttttatttatataaatgcataaaatgttatGGTAATTATAACAAATGCATCACTGTACATCATTTGTGCGCTCTCTTcagcaaacttttttttaaatccgtaacatttttaataatctattacatttttggttacattttatt
The nucleotide sequence above comes from Paramisgurnus dabryanus chromosome 12, PD_genome_1.1, whole genome shotgun sequence. Encoded proteins:
- the LOC135737851 gene encoding C-C motif chemokine 14-like gives rise to the protein MRLQCIFIACLVLVALCSLANSEFIQGPDKCCFSYSNVRIPLKQVVSYHTTHLECHRSGIVFVTNAGNEICTNPNERWVQRLVNLVDARNLKEISDDSFDGSV
- the LOC135737852 gene encoding C-C motif chemokine 13-like codes for the protein MRLHCIFIACFVLFALCSLANSEAAQGPDKCCFSFSNVRIPVKQVAAYHITHLECRGRGIIFVTNVGKEICTDLNEKWVQRLKNMVDARNLKETETSTEKSV